The proteins below come from a single Juglans regia cultivar Chandler chromosome 12, Walnut 2.0, whole genome shotgun sequence genomic window:
- the LOC109002999 gene encoding probable adenylate kinase 6, chloroplastic, protein MAVLGPLLRARSSTTISSMASTIRAFSSCSTPNFGNDLKPPSLLAQKPLPLRHDPQDRTVQWVFLGCPGVGKGTYASRLCNLLSVPHIATGDLVREELSSSGPLASQLAEIVNQGKLVSDEIIINLLSKRLEAGEAKGEIGFILDGFPRTIRQAEILEGVMNIDLVINLKLREDALLVKCLGRRICSECGGNYNIASIDIKGENGSPGIYMAPLLPPPHCASKLITRSDDTEEVVKERLRVYKEMTQPVEEFYRSRGKLLEFDLPGGIPESWPKLLQALNLEHYDKKSAAA, encoded by the exons ATGGCGGTTTTGGGCCCGTTGCTAAGGGCGAGAAGCTCAACGACGATCTCCTCCATGGCCTCTACAATCCGGGCGTTCTCTTCGTGCTCTACACCGAATTTTGGAAATGACCTCAAACCACCGTCTCTGCTCGCCCAGAAGCCCCTCCCTCTGCGCCACGACCCCCAGGATAGAACCGTTCAGTGGGTTTTCCTCGGCTGCCCTGGTGTCGGAAAAGGCACCTACGCGTCTCGACTATGTAACCTCCTCAGTGTCCCTCACATCGCCACCGGCGATCTCGTCCGCGAAGAGCTCTCCTCCTCCGGTCCCCTCGCTTCCCAG ctTGCGGAGATTGTTAACCAAGGAAAACTTGTTTCAgatgaaattataataaatttgttGTCCAAGCGTCTTGAAGCTGGTGAAGCTAAGGGTGAAATTGGCTTCATCCTTGATGGTTTCCCTCGAACCATAAGACAGGCG GAAATTCTAGAGGGGGTAATGAATATTGATTTGGTGATCAACCTGAAGCTTCGGGAAGATGCATTGCTTGTAAAGTGCCTTGGAAGAAGGATATGTAGCGAGTGTGGAGGAAACTACAATATTGCCAGTATCGATATAAAGGGTGAGAACGGAAGCCCAGGAATATACATGGCTCCACTTCTTCCCCCTCCACACTGTGCATCAAAACTTATTACTCGATCTGATGATACGGAAGAAGTTGTTAAGGAACGGCTTCGGGTATACAAGGAAATG ACTCAACCTGTGGAAGAGTTCTACCGCAGCCGTGGGAAGTTGTTGGAGTTTGATCTACCAGGAGGAATCCCAGAATCCTGGCCAAAACTGCTTCAAGCTCTGAATCTTGAACATTATGACAAAAAGTCTGCAGCGGCATGA